A single window of Mycobacterium sp. ITM-2016-00318 DNA harbors:
- a CDS encoding NADH-quinone oxidoreductase subunit M, protein MTILWAVPTLGAVLVMLIPATGRSAAKWFALLVSVAVLVLTLIVAVGFDPSGPQYQFVEDLPWIPSFGTGYILGIDGIALALVVLTAVLVPLLIVAGWNDADSQIGLRGRSTHTYLALTLAVEGMVIMSLVSLDVLLFYVFFEAMLIPMYFLIGGFGGEHRSKAAVKFLLYNLFGGLIMLAAVIGLYVVTAGSDAFEAGTFDFRAIVEAVNSGALAVSPAIVNALFAGFMFAFAVKAPLWPFHRWLPDAAVEATPASAVLMMAIMDKVGTFGMLRYCLQLFPDASAYFRPLIITLAVIGIVYGAILAIGQTDVMRLIAYTSISHFGFIILGIFVMTSQGQSGSTLYMVNHGISTAALFLIAGFLVSRRGTRLISAYGGVQKVAPVLAGTFLVAGLATLSLPGLAPFISEFLVLIGTFTRYPVFAVVASTALVLSAIYILWMYQRMMGGPVTEGNDRLRDLIPRELAVVAPLIALLLVLGVYPKPALDVINPAVDHTLSTIDQPDPTPRLAEGRPR, encoded by the coding sequence ATGACGATCTTGTGGGCGGTGCCGACGCTGGGTGCCGTGCTGGTGATGCTGATCCCCGCCACCGGACGCTCGGCCGCCAAGTGGTTCGCGCTGCTGGTCTCGGTGGCTGTGCTCGTGCTGACGCTCATCGTCGCGGTCGGATTCGATCCGAGCGGGCCGCAATACCAGTTCGTCGAGGACCTCCCCTGGATACCGTCGTTCGGAACCGGCTACATCCTTGGCATCGACGGGATCGCGCTGGCGCTCGTCGTGCTGACCGCGGTGCTGGTGCCGCTGCTGATCGTCGCCGGCTGGAACGACGCCGACAGCCAGATCGGGCTGCGAGGTCGCTCGACACACACCTACCTGGCGCTGACGCTGGCCGTCGAGGGCATGGTCATCATGTCCCTCGTCTCACTGGACGTGCTGCTGTTCTACGTCTTCTTCGAAGCCATGCTCATCCCGATGTACTTCCTCATCGGCGGATTCGGCGGGGAGCACCGGTCGAAGGCAGCGGTCAAGTTCCTGCTGTACAACCTCTTCGGCGGCTTGATCATGCTCGCCGCGGTCATCGGACTGTACGTGGTGACCGCGGGCAGCGACGCGTTCGAGGCCGGCACCTTCGACTTCCGGGCCATCGTCGAGGCGGTCAACAGCGGTGCCCTTGCCGTCAGCCCCGCGATCGTCAACGCGCTGTTCGCCGGCTTCATGTTCGCCTTCGCCGTGAAGGCCCCGCTGTGGCCGTTCCACCGCTGGCTGCCCGATGCCGCCGTCGAGGCCACCCCGGCCAGCGCGGTGTTGATGATGGCCATCATGGACAAGGTCGGCACGTTCGGCATGCTGCGGTACTGCCTACAGTTGTTCCCTGACGCGTCAGCGTATTTCCGGCCGCTGATCATCACGTTGGCCGTCATCGGAATCGTGTACGGCGCGATCCTGGCCATCGGCCAGACCGACGTGATGCGGCTGATCGCCTACACCTCTATTTCGCACTTCGGCTTCATCATCCTCGGTATCTTCGTGATGACGAGCCAGGGCCAGTCGGGTTCGACGCTGTACATGGTCAACCACGGCATCTCCACCGCAGCGCTGTTCCTGATCGCCGGTTTCCTGGTGTCGCGCAGGGGAACTCGCCTCATCAGTGCGTACGGCGGCGTGCAGAAGGTCGCGCCGGTGTTGGCCGGGACGTTCCTCGTCGCCGGGCTGGCCACGCTGTCACTTCCCGGGCTCGCGCCGTTCATCAGCGAATTCCTGGTACTGATCGGCACGTTCACGCGCTACCCGGTGTTCGCGGTGGTGGCGTCGACCGCCCTCGTGCTCTCCGCGATCTACATCCTGTGGATGTATCAGCGGATGATGGGCGGCCCGGTCACCGAGGGCAACGACCGGCTGCGTGACCTCATCCCCCGCGAGCTTGCGGTCGTCGCACCGCTGATCGCGCTGCTGCTGGTGCTCGGGGTGTATCCCAAACCCGCTCTGGATGTGATCAATCCGGCCGTCGACCACACCCTGTCCACGATCGACCAACCCGATCCCACCCCCAGACTGGCGGAAGGCCGCCCCCGATGA
- the nuoL gene encoding NADH-quinone oxidoreductase subunit L: MTIPVWLLIALPLAGAAILLLSGRWSDPWAHLLGCAMSVGSFVVGALLFADMLGRGGEERAVEEKLFSWVPVGELHVDFGLQLDQLSMCFVLLITGVGSLIHIYSVGYMAEDPDRRRFFAYLNLFLSAMLLLVLADNYLGLYVGWEGVGLASYLLIGFWQHKPSAATAAKKAFVVNRVGDIGLAVALMVMFAYIGSISFEGVFAAAPELGEGTLNAIGLLLLLAACGKSAQVPLQSWLGDAMEGPTPVSALIHAATMVTAGVYLIVRSGPVFDLAPGAQLGVVIVGAVTLLFGAIVGCAKDDIKKALAASTMSQIGYMVLAAGLGPAGYAVAIMHLLTHGFFKAGLFLGAGSVMHAMDDEVNMRHYGGLRKLLPITFVTFGLGYLAIIGIPPLAGFFSKDGIIEAALGAGGAKGIVLGGAAILGAGITAFYMTRVMLMTFFGEKRWKASARGHLPPEAQGNAVTGEMTEPHPHESPRVMTWPMILLAVGSVASGAVFAIGGTLEHWLAPVVGEHEAHHVVPAWVVTVIVLSVVAVGILIAYRMYAQKSVPDAAPEEVSPLTVAARRDLYGDAINEELLMKPGRVLTKDLVWVDDKAIDGAGSGLAAVVGRVSDGMRQLQTGFARSYALSMLAGAALVVAIILAVQLW; this comes from the coding sequence ATGACGATTCCGGTTTGGCTTCTGATCGCCCTGCCCCTGGCAGGTGCGGCGATACTGCTGCTGTCGGGGAGGTGGTCCGATCCTTGGGCCCACCTGCTGGGCTGCGCGATGTCGGTCGGCTCCTTCGTCGTCGGCGCGCTGCTGTTCGCCGACATGCTCGGCCGCGGCGGTGAGGAACGCGCCGTTGAAGAAAAGCTCTTCAGCTGGGTGCCGGTCGGCGAACTGCACGTTGACTTCGGGCTGCAACTCGACCAGCTGTCGATGTGTTTCGTTCTGCTGATCACCGGTGTCGGCTCGCTGATTCACATCTACTCGGTCGGCTACATGGCCGAAGACCCCGATCGCCGCAGGTTTTTCGCGTATCTGAACCTGTTCCTGTCCGCGATGCTGCTCCTGGTCCTCGCCGACAACTATCTCGGCCTCTACGTCGGGTGGGAAGGCGTCGGCCTGGCCTCCTACCTGTTGATCGGGTTCTGGCAGCACAAGCCGTCGGCTGCCACCGCGGCCAAGAAGGCGTTCGTCGTCAACCGGGTCGGCGACATCGGCCTCGCCGTCGCGCTGATGGTGATGTTCGCCTACATCGGCTCGATCTCGTTCGAAGGCGTCTTCGCGGCCGCCCCGGAACTGGGCGAGGGCACCCTCAACGCCATCGGCCTTCTGCTCCTGCTGGCCGCCTGCGGCAAGTCGGCACAGGTGCCCCTGCAATCCTGGCTCGGCGACGCGATGGAAGGCCCCACGCCGGTCTCGGCACTGATCCACGCCGCGACGATGGTGACCGCGGGCGTCTACCTGATCGTGCGGTCGGGCCCGGTGTTCGACCTGGCGCCGGGCGCGCAGCTGGGCGTCGTCATCGTCGGCGCGGTCACGCTGCTGTTCGGCGCGATCGTCGGCTGCGCCAAGGACGACATCAAGAAAGCGCTCGCCGCGTCGACGATGAGCCAGATCGGCTACATGGTGCTCGCGGCGGGTCTCGGCCCCGCCGGCTACGCCGTCGCAATCATGCACCTGCTGACCCACGGCTTCTTCAAGGCGGGCCTGTTCCTCGGCGCGGGCTCGGTCATGCACGCGATGGACGACGAGGTGAACATGCGGCACTACGGCGGCCTGCGCAAGCTGCTGCCGATCACCTTCGTCACCTTCGGGCTCGGCTATCTCGCGATCATCGGCATTCCGCCGCTGGCGGGCTTCTTCTCCAAGGACGGGATCATCGAGGCCGCGCTCGGCGCCGGCGGCGCGAAGGGCATCGTCCTCGGCGGTGCCGCGATCCTCGGCGCGGGCATCACCGCGTTCTACATGACCCGCGTGATGCTGATGACGTTCTTCGGTGAGAAACGCTGGAAAGCCTCGGCGAGGGGGCACCTCCCGCCCGAAGCGCAGGGGAACGCAGTGACGGGGGAAATGACAGAGCCGCATCCGCACGAGTCGCCGCGCGTCATGACCTGGCCGATGATCCTGCTGGCCGTGGGCTCGGTGGCATCCGGTGCCGTGTTCGCCATCGGCGGCACGCTGGAGCACTGGCTGGCGCCGGTGGTCGGCGAGCACGAGGCGCACCACGTCGTGCCGGCCTGGGTCGTGACGGTCATCGTGCTGTCTGTCGTCGCGGTGGGCATCCTCATCGCCTACCGGATGTACGCGCAGAAGTCGGTGCCCGACGCCGCGCCCGAGGAGGTGTCGCCGCTGACCGTCGCCGCGCGTCGGGACCTTTACGGCGACGCGATCAACGAGGAGCTGCTGATGAAGCCGGGCCGAGTCCTGACCAAGGATCTGGTCTGGGTCGACGACAAGGCCATCGACGGCGCAGGCAGCGGACTGGCCGCGGTGGTCGGCCGGGTGTCGGACGGCATGCGGCAGTTGCAGACCGGCTTCGCCCGCTCCTACGCCCTTTCGATGCTCGCGGGCGCCGCGCTGGTGGTCGCGATCATTCTGGCGGTGCAGCTGTGGTGA
- the nuoK gene encoding NADH-quinone oxidoreductase subunit NuoK produces the protein MNPDNYLYLSALLFTIGASGVLLRRNAIVMFMCVELMLNAANLAFVSFSRMHGHLDGQVVAFFTMVVAACEVVVGLAIIMTIFRTRRSASVDDASLLKN, from the coding sequence ATGAACCCCGACAACTACCTGTACCTGTCGGCACTGCTGTTCACGATCGGCGCCTCGGGAGTTCTTCTGCGCCGCAACGCCATCGTGATGTTCATGTGCGTCGAGCTGATGCTGAACGCGGCCAACCTCGCGTTCGTGTCGTTCTCCCGCATGCACGGGCACCTCGACGGCCAGGTGGTGGCGTTCTTCACCATGGTGGTCGCGGCCTGCGAGGTCGTCGTCGGGCTTGCCATCATCATGACCATCTTCCGCACCCGCCGTTCGGCCTCGGTCGACGACGCCAGCCTGCTGAAAAACTAA
- a CDS encoding NADH-quinone oxidoreductase subunit J — protein sequence MALAADSSGHTSTAEAVTFWVLGAIALAGAIGVVAAPKAVYSAIFLAMTMISLAVLYIAQEALFLGVVQIVVYTGAVMMLFLFVLMLIGVDLSESLVETIRGQRVSAIIAGVGFGVLLIAGIGNVSTAGFQGLAEANNNQNVEGLAALIFTRYLWAFELTGALLITAALGAMVLAHRERFEKAKTQRELAEERFRPGGHPTPMPNPGVFARHNAVDLEARLPDGSGSDISVAAILHRRSVLAPVDGDADGER from the coding sequence CTGGCGCTGGCCGCCGATTCCAGCGGCCACACCTCGACGGCCGAGGCTGTCACGTTCTGGGTGCTCGGTGCCATCGCGCTGGCCGGAGCCATCGGGGTGGTCGCCGCACCCAAGGCCGTGTACTCGGCGATCTTCCTTGCGATGACGATGATCTCGCTCGCGGTGCTCTACATCGCCCAGGAGGCGCTGTTCCTCGGCGTCGTCCAGATCGTCGTCTACACCGGCGCGGTCATGATGCTGTTTTTGTTCGTGCTGATGCTCATCGGCGTCGACCTGTCCGAGTCGCTCGTGGAGACGATCCGTGGCCAACGCGTTTCGGCGATCATCGCGGGCGTCGGTTTCGGAGTGCTCCTCATAGCGGGGATCGGCAACGTGTCCACCGCCGGATTCCAGGGTCTTGCGGAGGCCAACAACAACCAGAACGTCGAAGGCCTTGCTGCGCTGATCTTCACCCGCTACCTGTGGGCGTTCGAACTGACCGGCGCGCTGCTGATCACCGCGGCGCTCGGCGCGATGGTGCTCGCACACCGGGAACGCTTCGAGAAGGCCAAGACCCAGCGCGAACTCGCAGAAGAGCGGTTCCGGCCAGGCGGACATCCCACGCCGATGCCCAATCCCGGTGTGTTCGCCAGGCACAACGCCGTTGACCTGGAGGCGAGGCTCCCCGACGGCTCGGGCTCCGACATTTCGGTCGCAGCGATCCTGCACCGACGGAGCGTCCTGGCGCCCGTCGACGGCGATGCGGACGGTGAGCGATGA
- the nuoI gene encoding NADH-quinone oxidoreductase subunit NuoI: protein MPKFLDPLAGFGVTFGTMFKKPITEEYPEKPGPVAKRYHGRHQLNRYPDGLEKCIGCELCAWACPADAIYVEGDDNTEQERFSPGERYGRVYQINYLRCIGCGLCIEACPTRALTMTNEYEMADDNRADLIWGKDKLLAPMQPGMVAPPHPMQPGSTDEDYYLGNITPIDDWREAQKIPRTQGADNITEDAR from the coding sequence ATGCCTAAGTTTCTAGATCCCCTCGCCGGCTTCGGCGTCACCTTCGGGACCATGTTCAAGAAGCCGATCACCGAGGAGTACCCCGAGAAGCCGGGCCCCGTCGCGAAGCGCTATCACGGTCGCCACCAACTGAACCGGTACCCCGACGGGCTCGAGAAGTGCATCGGGTGCGAACTGTGCGCATGGGCGTGCCCCGCCGACGCGATCTACGTCGAGGGCGACGACAACACCGAGCAGGAGCGCTTCTCGCCCGGTGAGCGCTACGGCCGGGTGTACCAGATCAACTATCTGCGGTGCATCGGCTGCGGGCTGTGCATCGAGGCCTGCCCCACTCGCGCGCTCACCATGACCAACGAGTACGAGATGGCCGACGACAACCGCGCCGACCTGATCTGGGGTAAGGACAAACTTCTCGCGCCGATGCAACCCGGCATGGTGGCGCCGCCGCATCCCATGCAGCCCGGTAGCACCGACGAGGACTACTACCTGGGCAACATCACGCCCATCGATGACTGGCGCGAAGCACAGAAGATTCCGCGCACGCAAGGAGCAGATAACATCACCGAGGATGCCCGGTGA
- the nuoH gene encoding NADH-quinone oxidoreductase subunit NuoH has protein sequence MTDLSAFGHDPIWLMAAKAVGIFVFLLLTVLAAILIERKLLGRMQMRFGPNRVGPKGLLQSLVDGLKLGLKEGLVPTGVDKPIYLMAPVISTVPAFLAFAVIPMGPVVSVFGHQTPLQLTDLAVAVLYILAVTSIGVYGIVLAGWASGSTYPLLGGLRSSAQVISYEIAMALSFAAVFLYAGTMSTSGIVAAQNGRWFVILLLPSFLVYLTSMVGETNRAPFDLPEAEGELVGGFHTEYSSLKFAMFMLAEYVNMTTVSALATTMFLGGWHAPWPINMWDGANTGWWPLLWFTAKVWGFLFFYFWLRATLPRLRYDQFMALGWKVLIPVSLVWIAIVATSRSLRAAGETGWANGLIAVGTVFALLVATLLWRSMKVKTVRTIPVQAADEGGFPVPPLPKEKTNA, from the coding sequence ATGACTGACCTCTCGGCATTCGGACACGACCCGATCTGGCTGATGGCCGCCAAGGCGGTCGGCATCTTCGTGTTCCTGCTTCTGACGGTGCTGGCGGCGATCCTGATCGAACGCAAGCTGCTCGGCCGCATGCAGATGCGCTTCGGCCCCAACCGGGTCGGCCCGAAGGGATTGCTGCAGTCGCTGGTCGACGGACTCAAACTCGGCCTCAAGGAAGGCCTCGTCCCGACGGGCGTCGACAAGCCCATCTACCTAATGGCGCCCGTCATCTCGACGGTGCCGGCATTCCTCGCCTTCGCCGTCATCCCGATGGGGCCGGTGGTCTCGGTGTTCGGCCACCAGACGCCGCTGCAGCTGACCGACCTCGCGGTGGCGGTGCTCTACATCCTGGCCGTCACGTCGATCGGCGTGTACGGCATCGTGCTGGCCGGCTGGGCGTCGGGCTCCACCTATCCCCTGCTGGGCGGGCTGCGGTCGTCGGCGCAGGTGATCTCCTACGAGATCGCGATGGCGCTGTCGTTCGCCGCGGTGTTCCTCTACGCGGGCACGATGTCCACGTCGGGCATCGTCGCCGCTCAGAACGGCCGCTGGTTCGTCATCCTGCTGCTGCCGTCGTTCCTGGTGTACCTGACATCGATGGTCGGCGAGACGAACCGGGCCCCGTTCGACCTGCCCGAGGCCGAGGGCGAACTGGTCGGCGGGTTCCACACCGAGTACTCGTCGCTGAAGTTCGCGATGTTCATGCTCGCCGAGTACGTCAACATGACGACCGTCTCCGCGCTGGCCACCACGATGTTCCTCGGCGGCTGGCACGCGCCGTGGCCGATCAACATGTGGGACGGCGCCAACACCGGCTGGTGGCCGCTGCTGTGGTTCACCGCCAAGGTGTGGGGGTTCCTCTTCTTCTACTTCTGGCTGCGTGCCACCCTGCCGCGTCTGCGCTATGACCAGTTCATGGCGCTGGGCTGGAAGGTGCTCATTCCGGTTTCACTGGTCTGGATCGCGATTGTGGCGACCTCGCGCAGCCTGCGGGCAGCAGGCGAAACCGGATGGGCCAACGGGCTTATCGCCGTCGGCACCGTCTTCGCACTTCTCGTCGCCACATTGCTGTGGCGCTCGATGAAGGTCAAGACCGTCCGGACGATTCCGGTGCAGGCGGCAGACGAGGGCGGGTTCCCGGTGCCACCGCTTCCAAAGGAGAAGACCAATGCCTAA
- a CDS encoding NADH-quinone oxidoreductase subunit G, which yields MTVTEPSRDAPAVEMVNLTIDDQPISVPKGTLVIRAAELMGIQIPRFCDHPLLDPVGACRQCLVEVEGQRKPMASCTITCTPDMVVRTQLTSESADKAQQGVMELLLINHPLDCPVCDKGGECPLQNQAMSNGRAETRFDDVKRTFPKPIPISSEVLLDRERCVLCARCTRFSQQIAGDPFIELLERGALQQVGIAPGEPFSSYFSGNTVQICPVGALTNTAYRFRARPFDLVSSPSACEHCASGCAQRTDHRRGKVLRRLAGDDPEVNEEWNCDKGRWAFTYATVGDRITTPLVREDDGKLRPASWAEALRAAATGLSAAYGRAGVLVGGRSTVEDAYAYAKFARMVLNTNDIDFRIRAHSGEEADFLASDVAGLPMTVTYSDLEKAPAVLLAGFEPEDESPIVFLRLRKAARSKGLQVWAVAPFATRGLTKMSGKLIRTAPGGEAAALGGLADETLLKQPGAIILVGERLAASPGALSAASRLAAATRARLGWVPRRAGDRGALEAGAMPNLLPGGRPVADATARDQTAAAWHISEVPATPGRDTAGILAAAAGGDLGALLIGGVELADLPDPDAALAAIEAVPFVVSLELRESAVTDLADVVFPVAPVVEKGGSFVNWEGRIRPFAPSLPSNAIPDLRVLYTLADEIGVDLGLPDAAAAGEELARLGWWGGNRPDAPDVKSSLAAEPGKGEAVLATWRMLLDAGRMQDGEPYLAGTARLPVARLSATTAAEIGAAEGDLVTVTTGRGEVTLPLDITDMADRVVWLPMNSLGSAVHSQLGVTAGAVVSIGRA from the coding sequence CAAGCCGATGGCCTCGTGCACCATCACGTGCACGCCCGACATGGTGGTCCGTACCCAGCTCACCTCGGAGTCCGCGGACAAGGCCCAGCAGGGTGTGATGGAGCTGCTGCTCATCAACCACCCACTGGACTGCCCGGTCTGCGACAAGGGCGGTGAGTGCCCACTGCAGAACCAGGCCATGTCCAACGGCCGCGCGGAGACCCGTTTCGACGACGTCAAACGCACGTTCCCCAAACCGATCCCGATCTCGTCGGAGGTACTGCTGGATCGCGAGCGTTGTGTGCTGTGCGCGAGGTGCACCCGCTTCTCCCAGCAGATCGCCGGCGACCCGTTCATCGAGCTGTTGGAACGTGGCGCGCTGCAGCAGGTGGGCATCGCGCCCGGTGAACCGTTCTCGTCGTACTTCTCCGGCAATACCGTGCAGATCTGCCCGGTCGGCGCGCTGACCAACACCGCATACCGGTTCCGCGCCCGGCCGTTCGACCTGGTGTCCAGCCCGAGCGCATGTGAGCACTGCGCCTCCGGCTGTGCCCAGCGCACCGACCATCGTCGCGGGAAGGTGTTGCGTCGCTTGGCCGGCGACGATCCGGAAGTCAACGAAGAGTGGAACTGCGACAAGGGCCGGTGGGCATTCACCTACGCAACCGTCGGCGACCGCATCACCACCCCGCTGGTCCGCGAGGACGACGGCAAGCTGCGGCCTGCGTCGTGGGCCGAGGCCCTCCGGGCCGCGGCGACGGGACTGTCCGCCGCCTACGGGCGCGCCGGCGTCCTCGTCGGCGGCAGGAGCACCGTCGAAGACGCCTATGCCTATGCCAAATTCGCCCGGATGGTGCTGAACACCAACGACATCGACTTCCGTATTCGCGCGCACAGCGGAGAGGAGGCGGACTTCCTCGCCTCCGATGTCGCGGGCCTGCCGATGACGGTCACCTACAGCGACCTGGAGAAGGCGCCCGCGGTGCTGCTCGCCGGTTTCGAGCCGGAAGACGAGTCGCCGATCGTCTTCCTGCGGCTGCGCAAGGCCGCCCGCAGCAAGGGTCTGCAGGTATGGGCGGTCGCACCCTTCGCCACCCGCGGCCTGACCAAGATGTCAGGCAAGCTGATCCGCACCGCACCCGGCGGCGAGGCGGCGGCGCTCGGCGGGCTGGCCGACGAGACGCTGCTCAAGCAGCCCGGCGCGATCATCCTCGTCGGTGAGCGGCTGGCCGCCTCACCCGGAGCGCTCTCTGCCGCAAGCAGATTGGCGGCCGCGACCCGTGCCCGACTCGGCTGGGTGCCGCGCCGTGCCGGCGACCGCGGTGCGCTGGAAGCCGGCGCGATGCCGAACCTGCTGCCCGGCGGCCGTCCTGTCGCCGACGCGACGGCGCGTGACCAGACCGCGGCCGCATGGCACATCTCCGAGGTGCCGGCCACACCCGGTCGCGACACCGCAGGCATCCTCGCCGCGGCCGCGGGCGGCGACCTGGGCGCGCTGCTGATCGGCGGCGTCGAACTCGCCGACCTGCCCGATCCCGACGCAGCGCTTGCGGCCATCGAGGCGGTGCCCTTCGTCGTCAGCCTGGAGCTGCGCGAAAGTGCCGTCACCGACCTTGCCGACGTGGTCTTCCCCGTTGCACCGGTCGTCGAGAAGGGCGGCTCATTCGTCAACTGGGAGGGCAGGATCAGGCCGTTTGCGCCGTCACTGCCCAGCAATGCCATTCCCGACCTCCGGGTGCTGTACACGCTGGCCGACGAGATCGGCGTCGACCTCGGGCTGCCGGACGCGGCGGCCGCGGGCGAGGAACTGGCCAGGCTGGGCTGGTGGGGCGGTAACCGACCGGACGCCCCGGACGTGAAGTCGAGCCTCGCCGCTGAGCCCGGCAAGGGCGAGGCGGTGCTGGCCACGTGGCGCATGTTGCTCGACGCCGGCCGGATGCAGGACGGCGAGCCTTACCTCGCCGGGACCGCCCGGCTGCCCGTGGCCAGGTTGTCGGCCACCACCGCAGCTGAGATCGGCGCAGCCGAAGGAGATCTGGTGACCGTGACCACCGGCAGGGGCGAGGTGACCCTGCCGCTGGACATCACCGACATGGCTGACCGGGTGGTGTGGCTGCCGATGAACTCCCTGGGATCGGCGGTCCATTCGCAACTCGGGGTGACCGCGGGCGCCGTGGTCTCGATCGGACGGGCGTGA